The Novipirellula caenicola genome includes a region encoding these proteins:
- a CDS encoding c-type cytochrome translates to MSVSSRVDVPLGGLEMRFFVVLAFSVCAPSLVCFADDHSHGTTERSVQPPTVFLDKSPRIVAYQLNRLDSERLLMVPRQTDDVKYIPVYEAILSRDGMSPQFRHESVAALAKLRETSIAEETLAALGKIKLDDRQGKRTAKVLAEMLLDQPVATLSKNKSMLQETASDAKDPFLRAVGLAALIHIGDAESAWAIASTDDASTLAWIDAVGLVPDLSQRDALRDHVVELIQNTESEKVRNRAITAMAAISSQPSETFDLIAPFVADPEYRSAAVRTLLRVPTKQRPAKTSQALVATLVDLAESTAPAQRTTAEFVDAMQLADQLMAAVSAEQVKSYRSRLREVSVRVVRIRAVEEEMRYDIPYFAVEAGRPVQIVLENHDLMPHNLVVTAPGALKEVAQAGAVVGSAGGWNDLPFVPELDSVLAASQMVQPDQIDRITFDAPTEPGEYPYVCTFPQHWYRMYGVMVVVKDLDAWMKNPVEPANPIGSNRTFVQAWKMDDLLGEIENGMKGRSPDIGARIFAEASCQGCHQVRGEGGTIGPDLTEVFSRFKGDRAAVLREIIDPSHKVDAKYAMHQILTVQGRVVTGIILNEDKDNVTVLENPEAKSPTVIAQDDIEEMVQSPNSMMPKGLMDQYTQDEIFEMLWFLETADPNKTPAP, encoded by the coding sequence GTGTCTGTTTCTTCTCGTGTTGATGTTCCGTTGGGTGGTTTGGAAATGCGTTTCTTCGTTGTTTTGGCGTTTAGCGTTTGTGCACCGTCGTTGGTTTGTTTTGCCGACGATCATTCGCACGGCACGACCGAGCGTTCGGTCCAACCACCGACGGTTTTCTTGGACAAAAGTCCACGGATTGTGGCCTATCAACTAAACCGGCTCGATAGCGAGCGGTTGCTGATGGTGCCACGGCAAACCGACGATGTGAAATACATTCCTGTCTACGAAGCCATTCTCAGTCGCGATGGAATGTCGCCTCAGTTCCGGCACGAATCGGTGGCGGCGTTGGCAAAACTGCGTGAAACCAGTATTGCCGAGGAAACCTTGGCCGCGCTAGGGAAGATCAAATTGGATGATCGGCAAGGCAAACGGACTGCCAAGGTGCTTGCCGAGATGTTGCTTGATCAGCCCGTTGCCACCTTGTCAAAAAACAAGTCGATGCTTCAAGAAACCGCGAGTGATGCTAAAGATCCTTTCCTGCGTGCGGTGGGGCTAGCGGCCTTGATTCACATCGGGGATGCCGAGTCAGCATGGGCGATTGCATCGACCGACGATGCATCCACTTTGGCGTGGATTGACGCAGTGGGGTTGGTTCCCGACCTTTCGCAGCGTGACGCGTTGCGAGATCATGTCGTCGAGCTGATCCAAAATACGGAATCCGAAAAGGTTCGTAATCGTGCGATCACCGCGATGGCAGCGATTTCGTCGCAACCGTCCGAAACGTTTGATTTGATCGCCCCGTTTGTTGCGGACCCCGAGTATCGATCGGCTGCGGTGCGAACGCTATTGCGTGTGCCAACGAAACAAAGACCGGCAAAGACCAGCCAAGCATTGGTGGCGACGCTTGTCGATTTGGCTGAATCCACCGCACCGGCTCAGCGAACGACGGCTGAATTTGTCGATGCGATGCAATTGGCCGATCAATTGATGGCTGCGGTATCCGCCGAACAAGTCAAATCGTATCGGAGCCGATTGCGTGAAGTCTCAGTTCGCGTGGTGCGAATTCGAGCGGTCGAGGAAGAGATGCGATATGACATCCCCTACTTTGCCGTCGAAGCCGGCCGCCCCGTGCAAATCGTGCTCGAGAACCACGACTTGATGCCTCACAATTTGGTCGTGACCGCACCTGGGGCGCTCAAAGAAGTGGCTCAAGCAGGTGCCGTTGTCGGATCAGCGGGCGGTTGGAACGATTTGCCGTTTGTTCCCGAACTCGACAGCGTGTTGGCAGCGAGCCAAATGGTTCAGCCCGATCAAATCGATCGAATCACCTTCGATGCGCCGACCGAACCGGGCGAATATCCCTACGTTTGTACCTTTCCTCAGCACTGGTACCGCATGTACGGCGTGATGGTGGTGGTCAAGGATTTGGATGCGTGGATGAAAAATCCCGTCGAACCGGCTAACCCCATCGGTAGCAACCGCACGTTTGTGCAAGCATGGAAAATGGATGACCTATTGGGCGAGATCGAAAATGGCATGAAAGGACGTTCTCCGGATATCGGAGCTCGCATCTTTGCCGAAGCTTCATGCCAAGGGTGTCATCAAGTCCGTGGCGAAGGTGGCACGATCGGACCGGATTTGACCGAGGTCTTCAGCCGATTCAAAGGAGACCGAGCTGCGGTATTGCGAGAGATCATCGATCCGTCGCACAAAGTAGACGCCAAGTACGCGATGCACCAAATTTTGACCGTTCAAGGCCGCGTCGTCACGGGGATCATCCTAAACGAAGACAAAGACAACGTGACGGTGTTGGAAAACCCCGAAGCCAAATCGCCGACGGTGATCGCACAAGATGATATCGAAGAGATGGTGCAGTCGCCCAATTCGATGATGCCCAAAGGTTTGATGGACCAGTACACTCAGGACGAGATTTTTGAGATGTTATGGTTCCTGGAAACCGCGGATCCCAACAAGACACCTGCTCCGTAG
- a CDS encoding SpoVR family protein, giving the protein MTGTNLIYRGSEWDFESLHRAHEAIEEIALGELGLDVYPNQIEVITSEQMLDAYAAIGMPLMYHHWSFGKHFAREELLYRKGARALAYELVINSNPCVSYVMEENTMTMQALVIAHAAFGHNHFFKNNHLFRQWTRADRVLDDLAYAKHYISDCEQRYGLQAVESILDAAHALMGYGVSRYAPKRAATTKDRIAKAESRRQHEQSTYNDLWRTLPNKGKTAATGNEELDNGVANSLSLPEENVLAFLANHAPKLKDWQREILHIVRRMAQYFYPQRQTKMMNEGCATYVHYQIMNRLYDAGRIEEGSMLEFLHMHSAVVTQPRFDDRRFSGMNPYAIGFAMMRDIARICEDPSDEDRQWFPEFAGNGQAMATLRDAWSEYRDESFILQFLSPRLIRDMHLFAVGDESGLPYLAVEAIHDESGYREVRQRLAEQYDMLKHEPEIEVTEADLTGNRRLVLTHRVRGGRLLSKNDCNRTLCHIANLWGYRVRLVEVDSQTGKTLNDYDVVAMP; this is encoded by the coding sequence ATGACCGGAACGAATCTGATCTATCGTGGCTCGGAATGGGATTTCGAGTCGCTGCACCGCGCTCACGAGGCGATCGAAGAAATCGCACTCGGCGAGTTGGGGCTTGATGTCTATCCCAACCAAATCGAGGTGATCACCAGCGAACAGATGCTTGATGCCTATGCCGCGATTGGCATGCCGCTGATGTATCACCACTGGTCCTTTGGAAAACACTTTGCTCGCGAAGAACTGCTGTATCGCAAAGGAGCACGTGCGTTGGCGTACGAGTTAGTCATCAACTCGAACCCATGTGTCTCGTACGTGATGGAAGAAAATACGATGACAATGCAGGCGTTGGTGATCGCGCATGCGGCGTTCGGACACAACCATTTCTTCAAAAACAATCACCTGTTCCGCCAATGGACGCGGGCGGATCGTGTCTTGGACGATCTTGCCTATGCCAAACACTACATCTCGGATTGCGAGCAGCGCTATGGGCTGCAGGCGGTCGAAAGCATCCTGGATGCCGCGCATGCGTTAATGGGGTATGGCGTCAGCCGGTACGCTCCCAAACGTGCCGCCACCACCAAGGACCGAATCGCCAAGGCGGAATCACGTCGACAACACGAACAATCGACCTACAACGACCTTTGGCGGACCCTGCCCAATAAAGGCAAGACTGCCGCCACGGGAAACGAAGAACTCGATAACGGGGTGGCCAATTCACTGAGTCTGCCCGAAGAGAACGTGTTGGCCTTTCTTGCTAATCATGCACCGAAGCTAAAGGATTGGCAACGTGAGATCTTGCACATCGTTCGTCGCATGGCGCAGTATTTTTATCCTCAGCGTCAGACCAAGATGATGAACGAGGGTTGTGCCACCTATGTGCATTACCAAATCATGAACCGTTTGTACGACGCCGGCAGGATCGAAGAGGGATCGATGCTCGAGTTTCTGCACATGCACTCGGCCGTCGTCACGCAGCCTCGTTTTGACGATCGTCGGTTCAGTGGTATGAATCCGTATGCGATTGGTTTTGCCATGATGCGGGACATTGCACGAATTTGTGAGGATCCCAGTGACGAGGATCGGCAATGGTTCCCCGAGTTTGCTGGCAACGGCCAAGCGATGGCAACGCTGCGAGACGCATGGTCCGAATATCGCGACGAAAGCTTTATCTTGCAGTTCCTCAGCCCACGGCTGATCCGCGACATGCACTTGTTCGCCGTTGGCGACGAGAGCGGGTTGCCTTATTTGGCGGTCGAAGCGATCCACGATGAATCAGGATATCGTGAAGTCCGTCAACGGTTGGCCGAACAATATGACATGCTCAAACATGAACCGGAAATCGAGGTCACCGAAGCCGATTTGACGGGCAATCGTCGTTTAGTGCTGACTCACCGCGTTCGTGGTGGACGGCTGTTGTCAAAAAATGACTGCAATCGCACGCTATGCCACATCGCCAATTTGTGGGGCTATCGCGTGCGATTGGTCGAAGTCGATTCGCAAACCGGCAAAACCTTGAACGACTACGATGTCGTCGCGATGCCATAA
- a CDS encoding YeaH/YhbH family protein → MHVIDRRQNPNAKSLGNRQRFVRRVKSHIRKAVKEAIRHRKVADLEGSEKISINANDVSEPNFNFESGVGNRNYVLPGNRGYQRGDRIRKPSGGAGGSGASGSPDGDGEDMFVFLLTREEFMDMFFDDLELPNLAKRKLKSMTTTSRVRAGYSVDGAPQRLNLRETMRHSLSRRIALRRPKTSELDALLAELEQAKEQDDEEEIKRLTELVAVTQRRMKRVSYLDTVDLRYNRFETRSKPTTQAVMFCLMDTSASMTEDLKDLAKRFYMLLHLFLTRYYQAVEIVFIRHTYTATEVDEHTFFYGRETGGTVVSSALIEMERIVKERYPVEDWNIYAAQASDGHNFDHDMPQTMSLLEKSILPMCQYYAYIEVGDEPLTSDSVLWKNYESLVARISHFQRAKVSEPADIYPVFHKLFSSDKRQQSQTAAG, encoded by the coding sequence ATGCACGTCATCGACCGTCGTCAGAATCCAAATGCTAAAAGCCTGGGGAACCGGCAACGGTTCGTCCGCCGGGTCAAATCGCATATTCGCAAAGCGGTCAAAGAAGCGATACGGCACCGTAAGGTCGCGGATCTCGAAGGCAGTGAGAAAATTTCGATCAATGCCAACGACGTCAGCGAACCCAATTTCAACTTCGAATCGGGCGTCGGAAATCGCAACTACGTGCTGCCCGGAAACCGCGGTTACCAACGTGGTGACCGCATCCGCAAACCGAGCGGCGGAGCAGGGGGCAGCGGTGCATCGGGTAGCCCCGATGGTGATGGCGAAGACATGTTTGTCTTTCTGCTGACTCGCGAAGAATTCATGGACATGTTCTTCGACGATCTCGAGCTGCCGAATCTCGCCAAACGCAAATTGAAATCGATGACGACGACCTCGCGAGTGCGGGCGGGATATTCGGTCGACGGCGCCCCTCAGCGGCTGAATCTGCGTGAAACCATGCGGCATTCGTTGTCGCGACGGATCGCGCTGCGTCGCCCCAAGACTTCCGAACTCGACGCATTGCTGGCGGAATTGGAACAAGCCAAGGAACAAGACGACGAGGAAGAGATCAAACGGTTGACCGAATTGGTCGCAGTCACCCAGCGGCGGATGAAACGCGTCAGTTACCTCGACACGGTCGATTTGCGGTACAACCGATTCGAAACGCGGAGCAAACCGACAACGCAAGCGGTGATGTTTTGTTTGATGGACACGTCCGCGTCGATGACCGAAGACCTCAAGGATTTGGCCAAGCGATTCTACATGCTGCTGCATCTGTTTCTGACTCGCTACTATCAAGCGGTAGAGATTGTCTTCATTCGGCACACCTACACTGCCACCGAAGTCGACGAACATACGTTCTTTTACGGACGCGAAACCGGCGGCACGGTGGTTTCGTCGGCGTTGATCGAAATGGAGCGAATCGTCAAAGAGCGTTATCCGGTCGAGGATTGGAATATCTATGCCGCGCAGGCTTCGGACGGTCATAACTTTGACCATGACATGCCTCAAACGATGTCGCTATTGGAAAAATCAATCCTGCCGATGTGCCAGTATTACGCGTATATCGAAGTCGGAGACGAGCCGCTGACGAGCGACAGCGTGCTGTGGAAAAACTATGAGTCGTTGGTCGCAAGGATTTCGCATTTCCAGCGTGCCAAGGTCAGCGAACCCGCCGACATCTACCCCGTTTTCCACAAACTGTTTTCCAGCGACAAACGTCAACAGTCTCAAACGGCGGCTGGCTAA
- a CDS encoding PrkA family serine protein kinase, with protein MTDNPTDILRLYSETYEKAKQIKLTLKEYLEAAGSDPSLYSSAAERMVEAIGEPIHVDTSNDSRLGRIFMNRTIKTYPAFRQFFGLEETIERIVGYFRHAAQGLEERKQILYLLGPVGGGKSSLADQLKKLMQARPVYVLCADDEISPIFESPLGLFDPKTMGHVLEEDYGIPTRRLPGYMSPWALKRLDEFGGDISKFSVVRVMPSEQRRCLVAKTEPGDENNQDISSLVGKVDIRKLEHFGQDDADAYSYSGGLNRTTQGLLEFVEMFKAPLKMLHPLLTATQDGSYVGTENVGAMPYQGTIVAHSNESEWESFKSNRNNEAFLDRICVVKVPYCLRVTEEKMIYDKLIHNSELGNAPCAPDTLEMMARFSVLTRLKEHENSSLYSKMRVYDGESLKDTDPHARTVGEYHDAAGVSEGMDGVSTRFAYKILSETFNFDTHEVAADPVHLMYVLEQSIRREQLPEDTEQRYLEFVKEELASRYAEFIGNEIRKAYLESYHAYGQNIFDRYIAYADAWIDDTDYKDPDTGQLMDREILNEELEKIEHPAGISNAKDFRYEVVKFALRARAKNEGRNPAWTSYEKIRDVIEKRMFGQIEELLPVISFGAKKDSEAEQKHNEFVERLTKRGYTEHQVRRLVDWYMRVSKSG; from the coding sequence ATGACTGATAACCCCACTGACATTCTGCGTCTGTATTCGGAAACTTACGAAAAAGCGAAGCAAATCAAGCTAACGCTCAAGGAGTACCTTGAAGCGGCGGGTAGCGATCCGTCGTTATACAGTTCCGCAGCCGAACGAATGGTCGAGGCGATCGGCGAACCGATCCACGTGGACACATCGAACGATTCCCGGCTGGGCCGGATCTTTATGAATCGCACGATCAAGACTTACCCTGCGTTTCGTCAGTTCTTTGGACTCGAAGAAACAATCGAACGCATCGTAGGTTACTTTCGACATGCCGCGCAAGGCCTCGAAGAACGCAAGCAAATCTTGTATCTGCTCGGTCCGGTCGGAGGCGGCAAAAGCTCGCTTGCCGATCAACTTAAAAAATTGATGCAGGCGCGACCGGTCTACGTGCTGTGCGCCGATGATGAGATCAGTCCGATCTTTGAAAGTCCGCTGGGCTTGTTCGACCCCAAAACGATGGGACATGTTTTGGAAGAGGACTACGGTATCCCCACACGACGATTGCCGGGATACATGTCGCCGTGGGCGTTGAAACGGTTGGACGAATTCGGTGGCGACATCTCGAAATTTTCGGTCGTCCGTGTGATGCCTTCCGAGCAACGTCGCTGCTTGGTCGCCAAGACGGAACCGGGCGACGAGAACAACCAAGACATCTCGTCGTTGGTCGGCAAAGTCGACATCCGCAAACTTGAGCACTTTGGCCAGGACGATGCAGATGCCTATTCGTATTCAGGCGGACTGAACCGCACGACGCAGGGGCTGCTCGAATTTGTCGAAATGTTCAAAGCTCCGCTGAAGATGTTGCATCCACTGTTGACCGCCACGCAAGACGGTTCCTACGTGGGGACTGAAAACGTTGGAGCGATGCCTTACCAAGGAACGATCGTTGCCCATTCGAACGAGTCCGAGTGGGAGTCGTTTAAATCGAATCGTAACAACGAAGCGTTCTTGGACCGGATCTGTGTCGTCAAGGTTCCGTACTGCTTGCGGGTCACCGAAGAGAAGATGATCTATGACAAATTGATCCACAACTCGGAACTGGGTAACGCGCCCTGCGCCCCCGACACGTTGGAAATGATGGCACGGTTCTCGGTGCTGACCCGGCTGAAGGAACACGAAAATTCGAGCCTTTATTCGAAGATGCGTGTCTATGACGGAGAATCGCTGAAGGACACCGATCCGCATGCCCGCACGGTGGGCGAATACCACGACGCGGCAGGGGTGAGCGAAGGGATGGACGGCGTTTCCACCCGCTTTGCTTACAAAATTTTGTCTGAAACATTCAACTTTGACACCCACGAAGTGGCCGCCGATCCGGTTCACTTGATGTACGTGTTGGAGCAATCGATTCGGCGTGAACAGTTGCCCGAAGATACCGAACAGCGATATTTAGAGTTTGTCAAAGAGGAATTGGCATCGCGGTATGCTGAATTCATCGGCAACGAAATTCGCAAAGCGTATCTCGAGTCGTATCATGCCTATGGGCAAAACATCTTCGATCGTTACATCGCCTATGCCGATGCTTGGATCGACGACACCGATTACAAGGACCCCGATACGGGTCAATTGATGGATCGAGAAATCTTGAACGAGGAACTTGAAAAGATTGAACATCCAGCAGGCATCTCGAACGCCAAAGATTTCCGTTACGAGGTCGTCAAGTTCGCATTGCGTGCCCGCGCGAAAAACGAAGGACGGAACCCGGCTTGGACCTCGTATGAAAAAATCCGGGATGTGATCGAGAAACGAATGTTCGGCCAAATCGAAGAATTGCTTCCGGTCATCAGTTTCGGTGCCAAGAAAGACAGCGAAGCGGAACAGAAGCACAACGAATTCGTTGAACGATTAACCAAACGAGGCTACACCGAACACCAAGTTCGTCGCTTGGTCGATTGGTACATGCGAGTCAGCAAATCAGGGTAG
- a CDS encoding TMEM43 family protein — protein sequence MYGNQSHHASLISSGRVLVFLFAGLLLLGAILSLHKSEKSLVQTAGGLDQAAAAVIEINAAEPHPKHDGKLVYVTGRLKTSAPIRDETFALEVNAVRLERHVEMFQWREVEKRRNSLSNDRSIGRRRKVYRYEKIWSKQRIDSSTFRHSGHDNPTTMPFANHSVQADVVQLGGFRLSDSLTDQIPPSDPLDFQLADLPPEIARDAFIHHDAPNQSPRLYWSAGRGRAKRDAQIGDARVYFTMRPCSTVSVISQQRGDSLVPFRTAKGTQIELLSVGTVTPDAMIQQVRGTTTRSAWGGRLIVTTIMMVSLYLLLRLGSRWINPYAFLTRITELQRWRIAASVAITLACFCICSAWVIDHPWYAVSVLAIAVPIIPASVHGIHPRSTPLRRDVSHSQAERRETQAEDRKRRKRKRRRRLAKRRG from the coding sequence ATGTACGGCAACCAATCGCATCATGCTTCGTTGATCAGCAGCGGCCGCGTCCTTGTTTTCCTGTTCGCCGGCCTGTTGTTGCTGGGCGCCATCTTGTCGCTTCATAAGAGCGAAAAAAGCCTTGTGCAAACCGCAGGCGGATTGGACCAAGCCGCAGCGGCGGTGATCGAAATCAATGCGGCCGAGCCTCACCCCAAGCACGATGGCAAACTGGTCTACGTTACCGGTCGCTTAAAAACATCCGCGCCGATCCGAGACGAAACCTTCGCACTTGAAGTCAACGCAGTTCGCTTGGAACGCCACGTGGAAATGTTCCAATGGCGTGAAGTTGAAAAACGCCGCAACTCGCTGTCGAACGATCGCTCGATCGGCAGACGCCGAAAGGTTTATCGCTACGAGAAAATTTGGTCCAAACAACGGATCGATTCCTCGACGTTTCGGCACTCTGGCCACGACAATCCCACGACGATGCCGTTTGCAAATCACAGCGTCCAAGCCGACGTGGTGCAACTCGGCGGTTTCCGGTTGTCCGATTCGCTCACCGATCAAATCCCGCCCAGCGATCCGCTAGACTTCCAACTTGCGGATCTGCCGCCGGAAATCGCCCGTGACGCGTTCATCCATCATGATGCCCCTAACCAATCCCCGCGACTGTATTGGTCGGCTGGACGTGGGCGAGCGAAACGCGACGCTCAGATTGGTGATGCGCGGGTGTACTTTACGATGCGTCCGTGCAGTACCGTCAGTGTGATCTCGCAGCAACGCGGTGATTCGTTGGTCCCGTTTCGTACCGCCAAAGGCACCCAAATCGAGCTGTTGTCGGTGGGCACCGTCACGCCGGACGCGATGATCCAACAGGTCCGCGGGACGACAACACGTTCGGCATGGGGCGGCCGTTTGATCGTAACCACGATAATGATGGTGTCGCTGTACTTGCTGCTGCGGCTAGGATCGCGGTGGATCAATCCTTATGCATTTTTGACCAGGATCACTGAACTGCAGCGATGGCGGATCGCAGCTTCGGTCGCCATCACATTGGCCTGTTTCTGCATCTGTAGTGCGTGGGTCATCGATCACCCCTGGTACGCCGTGAGCGTGTTGGCGATTGCGGTTCCCATCATTCCGGCAAGTGTCCACGGCATCCACCCCCGCAGCACGCCCCTCCGCCGCGACGTGTCCCATTCCCAGGCGGAACGTCGCGAAACGCAAGCGGAAGATCGCAAACGACGCAAGCGAAAACGGCGCCGCCGACTGGCCAAACGCCGCGGGTGA